The DNA region AGCCGGCTGTCGCTTGCGAGTTCCCGGAGGTTCTGCCCGACGTGGGTGCCGTACGATGGGTAACCCAGCTGTGGCAGTGCCTGTACCAACCATGCGACCGCACGTCGAGCGCAGACTCTTGCCTTCCCCTCATTTCCCTCCTGTAGGGCCTTGGAGCTAGTTTCCAGCTCCCAACGGAGCTGCAGTAGCAGCGTCTCCGGTAAGGGCTGCATAGCGTTTAGCCTTTACTAAATTGCAAACTTAGCAACCAGAGGCGTTGTTCAACGGAGCGCGTAAGGAGTACGATGGCGGCAGCCTCGTTAGACGCAGTAGTCTCCTTGGCCAAACGGCGTGGGTTTGTCTTTCAGTCTTCCGAGATCTACGGAGGCCTCAACGGCGTTTGGGACTTCGGTCCGTTGGGAGTTGAGCTACTGCGGAATCTCAAAGAGGCTTGGTGGCAGGCAATGACGCTGCGAGAGGATATCGAGGGCTTGGATGCTGCCATCCTCATGCATCCACGGGTTTGGGAAGCGAGCGGCCATGTGGCTCAGTTTTCCGACCCGATGGTGGATAACAGAGTTAGCAAGATGCGGTATCGGGCTGATGCTCTTATCGAGGATTACATCGGCCGGCTCTACGCCGAGGGGAGGACGGAGGAGGCACAGTACTGGGAGGGGCGGCTGCGGCGAGCTTCGGAGGCACGGGACTATCATGCCATCATCGTAGAAGCTCGCATCCCCGATCCTGTCTCTGGGACCTGCGAGTGGACGGAAGTGCGGCACTTCAACTTGATGTTCAAGACCTTCTTCGGCCCTGTCGAGGATGACGGCAGCATCGTCTACCTCCGTCCGGAGACGGCACAAGGCATCTATGTGAACTTCCTCAACGTCTTGCAGACCCGTCGTCGGAAGATCCCCTTCGGCATTGCACAGATTGGCAAAGCCTTCCGAAACGAGGTGACAACGAAGAACTTCCTCTTCCGGACGCGGGAGTTTGAGCAGATGGAGATGCAGTACTTCGTCAAGCCAGGGACAGAGCAGGAGTGGTTCGACTACTGGCTTCAGGAGCGCTACCGCTGGTATCGTGCCCTAGGCATCCCAGAAGAGCAGCTCCGGATTCGGCCACATGAGAAGCTAGCTCACTACGCTGCTGCGGCGGTGGATATCGAGTTCCTCTTTCCCTTCGGGTGGGGAGAACTGGAGGGCATCCACTCACGCACAGATTACGACTTGCGTCGTCACCAGGAGTACTCCGGGAAGCGGCTGGAGTACGTTGATCCCG from Candidatus Kapaibacterium sp. includes:
- a CDS encoding glycine--tRNA ligase, which codes for MAAASLDAVVSLAKRRGFVFQSSEIYGGLNGVWDFGPLGVELLRNLKEAWWQAMTLREDIEGLDAAILMHPRVWEASGHVAQFSDPMVDNRVSKMRYRADALIEDYIGRLYAEGRTEEAQYWEGRLRRASEARDYHAIIVEARIPDPVSGTCEWTEVRHFNLMFKTFFGPVEDDGSIVYLRPETAQGIYVNFLNVLQTRRRKIPFGIAQIGKAFRNEVTTKNFLFRTREFEQMEMQYFVKPGTEQEWFDYWLQERYRWYRALGIPEEQLRIRPHEKLAHYAAAAVDIEFLFPFGWGELEGIHSRTDYDLRRHQEYSGKRLEYVDPVTRESYIPYVVETSAGATRSFLAFLCSAYDEEIPPGRGTTERRTVLRLHPALAPVKAAVFPLVNRDGMPEVAQKLYRELRRYLRVEYDDSGAIGRRYRRQDEIGTPFCITIDGQTLRDETVTVRDRDTMEQVRIPLNQVLAYLHERIQLPVP